The Alicyclobacillus macrosporangiidus CPP55 genome segment CGCCTGTGGGACGCCTTCGGCGAAGCGTTCCCCGGCACCCCTGTGGCCATCGCGAACGATGTGAAGGCGGCCGCCCTCGCGGAGGTGCGCAACGGGGCGCTGCAGGGCACGCGGAGCGGGATGTATGTCAACCTCGGCACCGGCATCGCCGTGGCGCTCACCATGGGCGATCAGGTCCTCGAAGGCAGCCACGGCGCGGCCGGCGAGATCGGCTACAACCTGCGCCGACCGGATGAATCACACGGTGTCCGGGACGGCGTCGCCCCGCTCGAGGAATACACCGGTGGAAAGGCGCTGGGCGAGCGGGCCACCCGTCGGTTCGGCCGCTCCTTGACCGCGGCAGACGTGTTCGCCCTCGTCGCCGAAGACCCCGAGGCCCGGGCGTTCGTGGACGACGCCATGACCGAGCTGGCCTTTCACCTGGCCAACGCCATGGTGCTCTGGGACCCAGAGGTCGTGGCGCTCGGCGGCGGCATGATGGGCGCTCAGGATCTCATCCTGCCCGTCATCGAACGATACGTCCGCAGGTTCGTCCCGTTCCCGCCTCGACTGACCTTGGCCTTTCACCGCCGGGATGCCGGCCTGCATGGCGCGCTGGAGCTGGCCCGGCAGGCCATGGCGCAAGAGAAGACGAAGCAAGGAGGCGATTCGCTTGTCATACACCCGTGATGAGATTGACCACCAGCCCGAGGCGTGGCGCCTCACCCTGGCGGTCACCGACGCCTGGTGGGACGCTCACGGCGAACGCCTCGCGCAGGCATCCGTCGGCACGGTGGTCTTCACCGGCTGCGGGACGTCGTATCACCTGGCGCACAGCGCGGCGCGCCTGTGGCAGCTCGCCACCGGCCATCGGGCCATCGCGATCCCCGCGTCCGAGGTGTTCCTCTCTGGCACCGGCGCGCTGCCAGAGGACGGGCCGCTGACGCTGTTCGCCATCTCCCGGTCCGGCACGACCACCGAGGTGCGGTGGGCGGTCGAACAGGTGCGGCGGGACCGGCCCGGGAGTCACGTGGTGGCTGTCACCTGCCACGGGGACAGCGATCTGGCCCGCCTGTGCGAATACCCGCTCGTCCTTCCGCACGCCGCGGAGCGGTCGGTGGTGATGACGCAGTCGTTCACCAGTATGCTGCTGGCGCTGCAGCGGCTGGCCGTGCACGTGGCTGGCCGGGACGATCTCATCGCCGAACTCGACGGCCTGCCGGACCTGCTCACCCGTCACATGGCTGAGTTCGCCGCATTCGGGCAGTGGGCGGGGGCGAGGGACGCCTGGCGCCAGTACATCTTCCTCGGCCTTGGCCCTTACGAGGGGCTGGCGCGGGAGGCGACCTTGAAGCTCAAGGAGATGACCCAGGTCGCGTGTGAGGCGTACAACCCGCTGGAGTTTCGCCACGGCCCCATCTCCATGGTGGCACCGGGCACCGTGGTGGTGTCGCTGGTCGACGCCGCCAACGCCGTGGCCGTGCAGGCCGTCGGGCGGGATGTGGCGAGGTTGGGCGGCAGCGTGATCGAACTCGTCCCGGAGGGAGTCTCCCCTGCGGAGGACGTGGCTCGGACGCTGGTCCTGCCGCCGGTGAGCGATTGGAGCCGGGCGGTGCTGTACATGCCGGCGCTTCATCACCTGGCGTTGGCGCGGGCGGAGTTGCTCGGCCTGAACCCGGATCAGCCCCGGCACCTGACGCAGGTGGTGACGCTGTGACGGGGGCCGACCCCGGTGTTCGGCGCCCGGTAGGGGTGGCTGGGATTTGAAGACATCGCACGGCTTCTGCAGGCGGGGGCCGTGTTCACCGAGGAGGCCATGAACATGCCACTGGTCCGGATGACGGACGTGTACGGGCGGGCCCAGCGGGAGGGCTGGGCGGTGGTGGGATTTGCCGCGTACAACCTGGAGACCGTGCAGGCTTTGGTGCAGACCGCGGATCGCCTCGGCGCGCCGGTGCTGGTGCAGACGACGCCGAGCAACATCGACAACGCGGGCATCCACCTGTTGTCGGCACTCGTCCGCGCGGCGGCGGAGCGGGTGTCGGTGCCGGTGGGGCTGCACCTGGATCACGGCGATAGCGTCGACCGGGTCCGCCAATGCTTGGAATACGGGTACACGTC includes the following:
- a CDS encoding SIS domain-containing protein; amino-acid sequence: MSYTRDEIDHQPEAWRLTLAVTDAWWDAHGERLAQASVGTVVFTGCGTSYHLAHSAARLWQLATGHRAIAIPASEVFLSGTGALPEDGPLTLFAISRSGTTTEVRWAVEQVRRDRPGSHVVAVTCHGDSDLARLCEYPLVLPHAAERSVVMTQSFTSMLLALQRLAVHVAGRDDLIAELDGLPDLLTRHMAEFAAFGQWAGARDAWRQYIFLGLGPYEGLAREATLKLKEMTQVACEAYNPLEFRHGPISMVAPGTVVVSLVDAANAVAVQAVGRDVARLGGSVIELVPEGVSPAEDVARTLVLPPVSDWSRAVLYMPALHHLALARAELLGLNPDQPRHLTQVVTL
- a CDS encoding ROK family protein translates to MAPEYLLAFDFGGTKLAIAAATPDGRILSRAQVATAECRDAADALRRAIVAGQGLARAAEAEGTRLAGIGIATMGITRRDGVDMAPNVPGWHALRLWDAFGEAFPGTPVAIANDVKAAALAEVRNGALQGTRSGMYVNLGTGIAVALTMGDQVLEGSHGAAGEIGYNLRRPDESHGVRDGVAPLEEYTGGKALGERATRRFGRSLTAADVFALVAEDPEARAFVDDAMTELAFHLANAMVLWDPEVVALGGGMMGAQDLILPVIERYVRRFVPFPPRLTLAFHRRDAGLHGALELARQAMAQEKTKQGGDSLVIHP